A stretch of the Chitiniphilus purpureus genome encodes the following:
- a CDS encoding glycosyltransferase family 4 protein, with the protein MSLLYLFVALAVSFGVCLLLVRFSHKHDHLTADDKFTETQKFHDTPVPRVGGLALFSALLAVQPFLLLFEDRALAHASAFALLAATPIFLGGLLEDILKIGLVKTRLVAMVIGVTVMVALLNWRVVRIDLPWIDAYFSIYAISVAVTLVAVVGVINAMNLIDGYNGLACAVGMIILASLAYIGLKVGDRQVSVMAVALLGACAGFMFWNWPRGLIFLGDGGAYTIGFGVAGLAIALVIRNPAVSAWYALVLMLYPIFETIFTINRRLHRKDHPGLPDAAHLHQLVYKRMMRWAVGSARSADRKMRNSMTSPYLWLFSSLSVIPASIWWNNQIALQWSALIFVMGYLWLYRSITRFKTPKWLIYRKVRRMDRKLRK; encoded by the coding sequence GTGTCATTGCTCTACTTGTTTGTCGCGTTGGCCGTCAGTTTCGGGGTCTGTCTGCTCCTGGTGCGTTTTTCACATAAACACGACCATTTGACCGCGGACGACAAATTCACCGAAACGCAGAAATTCCACGATACGCCGGTGCCCCGGGTCGGCGGATTGGCCCTTTTTTCCGCGCTGCTGGCGGTGCAGCCTTTTCTGCTGTTGTTCGAAGACAGGGCACTCGCGCACGCTTCGGCGTTTGCGTTGCTGGCCGCAACGCCGATCTTCCTTGGCGGGTTGCTTGAGGACATCCTGAAGATCGGTCTGGTCAAGACCCGGCTGGTGGCAATGGTGATCGGTGTCACCGTGATGGTTGCGCTCTTGAATTGGCGGGTGGTGCGGATCGATTTGCCTTGGATCGATGCGTATTTCTCCATATATGCGATATCCGTCGCCGTGACATTGGTCGCCGTGGTCGGCGTGATCAATGCGATGAATCTGATCGATGGCTACAACGGCCTCGCCTGCGCCGTCGGCATGATCATTCTGGCTTCACTTGCTTATATCGGATTGAAGGTGGGTGATCGCCAGGTATCGGTCATGGCGGTAGCCCTGCTTGGGGCATGCGCGGGTTTCATGTTCTGGAATTGGCCGCGCGGATTGATTTTCCTTGGCGACGGTGGCGCCTATACCATCGGATTCGGCGTGGCGGGCCTTGCAATTGCGCTGGTGATCCGTAATCCCGCCGTATCGGCATGGTATGCACTGGTATTGATGCTCTATCCGATCTTCGAAACGATCTTCACCATCAACCGGCGATTGCACCGCAAGGATCATCCCGGCCTGCCCGATGCCGCGCATCTGCACCAGCTGGTCTACAAACGCATGATGCGCTGGGCGGTCGGCAGCGCACGAAGCGCCGACCGTAAGATGCGCAACTCGATGACCTCGCCCTATCTGTGGCTGTTTTCTTCGCTGTCCGTGATTCCCGCAAGCATCTGGTGGAACAACCAGATCGCGCTGCAATGGAGTGCGCTGATTTTCGTGATGGGCTATCTGTGGCTGTATCGCAGCATCACCCGCTTCAAGACGCCGAAATGGCTGATCTACCGCAAGGTGCGCCGCATGGACAGAAAACTGCGCAAATGA
- the pseB gene encoding UDP-N-acetylglucosamine 4,6-dehydratase (inverting), whose amino-acid sequence MLSGSTLLVTGGTGSFGNTFVPLTLARYNPRKIIVYSRDEMKQWEMAKLFQGDERVRFFIGDVRDKDRLYRALDGVDYVVHAAATKIVPTAEYNPFECVKTNIDGAMNLIDACIDKGVKRVVALSTDKASSPVNLYGATKLASDKLFVAGNSYAGGRDTRFAVVRYGNVMGSRGSVIPFFLSIAGQGVLPITDPRMTRFMITLEQGVELVWHAFEDMEGGEIYVKKIPSMKVTDIATAVAPQARQDVVGIRPGEKLHEQMIGAEDAFYTYEYPEHFKILPAIHNWHTDYKRIKDGKRVPEGFVYASDNNGEWMDVDTLRTWIDANRTKVGKI is encoded by the coding sequence ATGCTCAGTGGCAGCACCCTTCTCGTTACCGGCGGCACCGGCTCGTTTGGCAATACCTTTGTTCCGCTCACGCTGGCCAGGTACAACCCGCGCAAGATCATCGTCTACTCGCGTGACGAGATGAAACAGTGGGAAATGGCCAAGCTCTTCCAGGGCGACGAGCGGGTGCGCTTCTTCATCGGCGATGTGCGCGACAAGGATCGCCTCTACCGTGCGCTCGACGGGGTGGACTATGTGGTGCATGCCGCGGCCACCAAGATCGTGCCGACGGCGGAGTACAACCCGTTCGAGTGCGTCAAGACCAATATCGACGGCGCGATGAACCTGATCGATGCCTGCATCGACAAGGGTGTGAAGCGCGTGGTGGCGCTGTCCACCGACAAGGCCAGCAGCCCGGTCAATCTGTATGGGGCCACCAAGCTTGCGTCGGACAAGCTCTTTGTCGCCGGCAACTCCTACGCCGGCGGGCGCGATACCCGCTTCGCGGTGGTGCGCTACGGCAACGTGATGGGCTCGCGCGGCTCGGTGATCCCGTTCTTCCTCTCCATTGCCGGGCAGGGCGTATTGCCGATCACCGATCCGCGCATGACGCGCTTCATGATCACGCTGGAGCAGGGGGTGGAGCTGGTGTGGCATGCGTTCGAGGACATGGAGGGCGGTGAGATCTACGTGAAGAAGATCCCGTCGATGAAGGTCACCGACATTGCCACCGCCGTCGCGCCGCAGGCGCGGCAGGATGTGGTGGGCATCCGCCCTGGCGAAAAGCTGCACGAGCAGATGATCGGCGCCGAGGATGCGTTCTACACCTACGAATACCCCGAGCACTTCAAGATCCTGCCCGCCATCCATAACTGGCATACCGACTACAAGCGCATCAAGGACGGCAAGCGCGTGCCCGAGGGGTTTGTCTACGCCAGCGACAACAACGGCGAGTGGATGGACGTCGACACCCTGCGCACCTGGATCGACGCCAACCGCACCAAGGTGGGGAAGATCTGA